The following coding sequences lie in one Chelonia mydas isolate rCheMyd1 chromosome 6, rCheMyd1.pri.v2, whole genome shotgun sequence genomic window:
- the CARNS1 gene encoding carnosine synthase 1 isoform X2 encodes MLSLDQINVDQPLILKELDWAEQEPLPSLSPPCPSWHQDVSLDCKSSPEDTQAHAWTTYYYNLLQCTLQQEGLPETVDRTKEPRTGFSLGDVTICILGSPTSYLSVLLEGSSQCPGNMLLCLSPSWLAKVPSEQHPGESSLLVSKAVSFELGGRTCLDEFSPPRRVTYFMGSFGPCKEHGQSAGELARDLDCPTAGSGELARLLEDKLLTRQLLDQRAQVGVPPTLAFTFKRLRPLRDVTAERAVRMVELSGKEGQENLIQEEIEAFLKGSAMEPYSQVVVKPSGWRWSGAHAVTFHAKVEQAAVLQAMLALLETLEEEESALLEAFIPTACLTQPKSPNRTSPSSTSPRPDLAIRICTVVCRSWGDQPLLSQVVCGVGRADKPLKHQATVPQSLESSLRQQGMTDEAQLAAIRAQVKHKAEAAMTAFLELEAGLSVEQRGGRRAQTDVIGVDFLLTSSEQVLQLMALEMNSQLCLETCGLFESMGQAVGVPAGESSRPLVETMLRRAQCHLMEGKHVLVIGAGGVSKKFVWEAARAYGLKIHLVESDPNHFASQLVQTFIHYDTTEHKRDEEHAQRLVGLVRERGLRLDGCLSYWDDCMVLTALVCEQLGLRCSPVAAMRVAKQKSRTHQHLLRRRKEAPLGWASEALYAVPCCHLESHADVERAARHLSFPGVMKLEYGAGAVGVKLVEDVQQCHLHFEKISRDLREDTDHPGIGLGWGNAMLLMEYVSGTEHDVDIVIYDGRMLAAFVSDNGPTRVPHFTETAASMPTCLAPDCEAQLVRAAYRCCLGCGLTNGVFNVELKLTAAGPKLIEINPRMGGFYLRDWIQEIYGVDIMLASFMVACGVPPLLPTHAQPRTHLVGVMCVVSQHLKALKSTASVETLQALHERGVIRLNLLEDELVTREYEEPYCNVACASPSCREACLKVLGVCQVLGIDSPHYPVTHFLSHFK; translated from the exons ATG CTGTCTCTGGATCAGATCAATGTGGATCAGCCCCTGATCCTGAAGGAGCTGGACTGGGCTGAGCAGGAGCCCCTGCCATCACTCAGTCCCCCGTGTCCTTCCTGGCATCAGGACGTGTCTCTGGACTGCAAGTCCTCTCCGGAGGACACCCAGGCACATGCCTGGACTACCTACTACTACAACCTGCTGCAATGCACCTTGCAGCAGGAGGGGCTGCCAGAGACAGTCGACCGCACCAAGGAGCCCAGAACAG GGTTCAGCTTGGGGGATGTGACCATCTGCATCCTGGGATCCCCGACCTCGTACctgtctgtgctgctggagggTAGCTCCCAGTGCCCAG gtAACATGCTGCTGTGCCTGTCGCCCAGCTGGCTGGCCAAGGTACCCTCTGAACAGCACCCTGGCGAGTCGTCCCTGCTGGTCTCCAAGGCTGTCTCTTTCGAGCTGGGTGGGCGCACATGCCTGGACGAGTTCTCGCCCCCGCGCCGCGTCACCTACTTCATGGGCTCCTTCGGGCCATGCAAGGAGCATGGGCAGTCAGCGGGGGAGCTGGCGCGTGACCTGGATTGCCCCACGGCGGGCTCAGGGGAGCTGGCCCGCCTTCTGGAGGACAAGCTGCTGACGCGCCAGCTCCTGGACCAGCGGGCCCAGGTGGGGGTGCCACCCACGCTGGCCTTCACCTTCAAGCGGCTGCGCCCACTGCGGGACGTCACTGCTGAGCGCGCCGTCCGCATGGTGGAGCTCAGTGGCAAGGAGGGCCAGGAGAACCTCATCCAGGAGGAGATTGAGGCCTTCCTGAAGGGCAGCGCCATGGAGCCCTACAGCCAG GTGGTGGTGAAGCCATCGGGCTGGCGCTGGAGTGGGGCCCATGCTGTGACCTTCCATGCCAAGGTGGAGCAGGCTGCCGTGCTCCAAGCGATGCTGGCACTGCTGGAaaccctggaggaggaggagagcgccCTGCTGGAGGCCTTCATCCCCACCGCCTGCCTTACCCAGCCCAAATCCCCCAACCGCACCTCCCCAA GCAGCACATCTCCGAGGCCTGACCTGGCGATCCGGATCTGCACTGTCGTCTGCAGATCCTGGGGTGACCAGCCTCTGCTGAGCCAG GTGGTGTGCGGTGTGGGACGGGCTGATAAGCCCCTGAAACACCAGGCCACAGTGCCCCAGAGCCTGGAGAGCAGCCTGCGGCAGCAGGGGATGACAGATGAGGCCCAGCTCGCGGCCATCCGTGCCCAGGTCAAGCACAAGGCTGAGGCTGCCATGACAGCCTTCCTGGAGCTGGAGGCGGGGCTGTCGGTGGAGCAGCGGGGGGGCAGACGGGCCCAGACTGATGTGATTG GTGTGGATTTCCTCCTGACCTCGTCAGAGCAGGTGCTGCAGCTGATGGCCCTGGAGATGAATTCTCAGCTGTGCCTGGAGACCTGCGGGCTCTTCGAGTCCATGGGTCAGGCGGTGGGGGTGCCGGCAGGCGAGTCCTCGCGCCCTCTGGTGGAGACGATGTTGCGGCGTGCGCAGTGCCACCTCATGGAGGGCAAGCACGTGCTGGTTATCGGGGCCGGAGGAGTCAGCAAAAAGTTCgtctgggaggcagccagggCCTACGGGCTAAAA ATTCACCTGGTGGAGTCAGACCCCAACCACTTTGCCTCGCAGCTGGTGCAGACCTTCATCCACTACGACACCACGGAGCACAAGCGGGACGAGGAGCATGCCCAGCGGCTGGTGGGGCTGGTGCGGGAGCGGGGCCTGCGCCTGGACGGCTGCCTCTCCTACTGGGATGACTGCATGGTGCTGACAGCCCTAGTGTGTGAGCAGCTGGGCCTGCGCTGCAGCCCTGTGGCCGCCATGCGGGTGGCCAAGCAGAAGAGCCGCACCCACCAACACCTGCTGCGCCGGCGCAAGGAAGCCCCACTTGGCTGGGCCTCAGAGGCGCTCTATGCCGTTCCCTGCTGCCACCTGGAGAGCCACGCTGACGTGGAGCGGGCTGCCCGCCATCTCTCCTTCCCCGGTGTCATGAAGCTAGAGTATGGGGCGGGTGCCGTGGGGGTCAAGCTGGTGGAGGATGTGCAGCAGTGCCACCTGCACTTTGAGAAGATCTCACGGGACTTGCGGGAGGATACAGATCACCCAGGCatcgggctgggctggggcaatGCCATGCTGCTGATGGAGTATGTCTCCGGCACAGAGCACGACGTGGATATTGTGATTTATGATGGGCGCATGCTGGCCGCCTTCGTCTCCGACAACGGGCCCACCCGTGTGCCCCACTTCACCGAGACAGCAGCCAGCATGCCCACCTGCCTGGCGCCCGACTGCGAGGCCCAGCTGGTGCGCGCCGCCTACCGGTGCTGCTTGGGCTGCGGCCTGACCAATGGCGTTTTCAATGTGGAGCTCAAGTTGACAGCAGCTGGGCCCAAACTCATTGAGATCAACCCCCGCATGGGAGGCTTCTACCTGCGCGACTGGATCCAGGAGATCTACGGGGTGGACATCATGCTCGCCTCTTTCATGGTTGCCTGTGGGGTGCCCCCGCTGCTGCCCACCCATgcccagccccgcacccacctGGTAGGCGTCATGTGCGTGGTGTCACAGCACCTGAAGGCCCTCAAGTCCACAGCCAGTGTGGAGACATTGCAGGCCCTGCATGAGCGCGGTGTCATCCGCCTCAACCTGCTGGAGGATGAACTTGTCACCCGTGAATATGAAGAGCCCTACTGCAACGTGGCCtgtgccagccccagctgccGCGAGGCTTGCCTCAAGGTGCTGGGTGTCTGCCAGGTGCTGGGCATCGACTCACCCCACTATCCTGTCACCCACTTCCTCTCTCACTTCAAATAG
- the CARNS1 gene encoding carnosine synthase 1 isoform X3, with translation MLLCLSPSWLAKVPSEQHPGESSLLVSKAVSFELGGRTCLDEFSPPRRVTYFMGSFGPCKEHGQSAGELARDLDCPTAGSGELARLLEDKLLTRQLLDQRAQVGVPPTLAFTFKRLRPLRDVTAERAVRMVELSGKEGQENLIQEEIEAFLKGSAMEPYSQVVVKPSGWRWSGAHAVTFHAKVEQAAVLQAMLALLETLEEEESALLEAFIPTACLTQPKSPNRTSPSSTSPRPDLAIRICTVVCRSWGDQPLLSQVVCGVGRADKPLKHQATVPQSLESSLRQQGMTDEAQLAAIRAQVKHKAEAAMTAFLELEAGLSVEQRGGRRAQTDVIGVDFLLTSSEQVLQLMALEMNSQLCLETCGLFESMGQAVGVPAGESSRPLVETMLRRAQCHLMEGKHVLVIGAGGVSKKFVWEAARAYGLKIHLVESDPNHFASQLVQTFIHYDTTEHKRDEEHAQRLVGLVRERGLRLDGCLSYWDDCMVLTALVCEQLGLRCSPVAAMRVAKQKSRTHQHLLRRRKEAPLGWASEALYAVPCCHLESHADVERAARHLSFPGVMKLEYGAGAVGVKLVEDVQQCHLHFEKISRDLREDTDHPGIGLGWGNAMLLMEYVSGTEHDVDIVIYDGRMLAAFVSDNGPTRVPHFTETAASMPTCLAPDCEAQLVRAAYRCCLGCGLTNGVFNVELKLTAAGPKLIEINPRMGGFYLRDWIQEIYGVDIMLASFMVACGVPPLLPTHAQPRTHLVGVMCVVSQHLKALKSTASVETLQALHERGVIRLNLLEDELVTREYEEPYCNVACASPSCREACLKVLGVCQVLGIDSPHYPVTHFLSHFK, from the exons ATGCTGCTGTGCCTGTCGCCCAGCTGGCTGGCCAAGGTACCCTCTGAACAGCACCCTGGCGAGTCGTCCCTGCTGGTCTCCAAGGCTGTCTCTTTCGAGCTGGGTGGGCGCACATGCCTGGACGAGTTCTCGCCCCCGCGCCGCGTCACCTACTTCATGGGCTCCTTCGGGCCATGCAAGGAGCATGGGCAGTCAGCGGGGGAGCTGGCGCGTGACCTGGATTGCCCCACGGCGGGCTCAGGGGAGCTGGCCCGCCTTCTGGAGGACAAGCTGCTGACGCGCCAGCTCCTGGACCAGCGGGCCCAGGTGGGGGTGCCACCCACGCTGGCCTTCACCTTCAAGCGGCTGCGCCCACTGCGGGACGTCACTGCTGAGCGCGCCGTCCGCATGGTGGAGCTCAGTGGCAAGGAGGGCCAGGAGAACCTCATCCAGGAGGAGATTGAGGCCTTCCTGAAGGGCAGCGCCATGGAGCCCTACAGCCAG GTGGTGGTGAAGCCATCGGGCTGGCGCTGGAGTGGGGCCCATGCTGTGACCTTCCATGCCAAGGTGGAGCAGGCTGCCGTGCTCCAAGCGATGCTGGCACTGCTGGAaaccctggaggaggaggagagcgccCTGCTGGAGGCCTTCATCCCCACCGCCTGCCTTACCCAGCCCAAATCCCCCAACCGCACCTCCCCAA GCAGCACATCTCCGAGGCCTGACCTGGCGATCCGGATCTGCACTGTCGTCTGCAGATCCTGGGGTGACCAGCCTCTGCTGAGCCAG GTGGTGTGCGGTGTGGGACGGGCTGATAAGCCCCTGAAACACCAGGCCACAGTGCCCCAGAGCCTGGAGAGCAGCCTGCGGCAGCAGGGGATGACAGATGAGGCCCAGCTCGCGGCCATCCGTGCCCAGGTCAAGCACAAGGCTGAGGCTGCCATGACAGCCTTCCTGGAGCTGGAGGCGGGGCTGTCGGTGGAGCAGCGGGGGGGCAGACGGGCCCAGACTGATGTGATTG GTGTGGATTTCCTCCTGACCTCGTCAGAGCAGGTGCTGCAGCTGATGGCCCTGGAGATGAATTCTCAGCTGTGCCTGGAGACCTGCGGGCTCTTCGAGTCCATGGGTCAGGCGGTGGGGGTGCCGGCAGGCGAGTCCTCGCGCCCTCTGGTGGAGACGATGTTGCGGCGTGCGCAGTGCCACCTCATGGAGGGCAAGCACGTGCTGGTTATCGGGGCCGGAGGAGTCAGCAAAAAGTTCgtctgggaggcagccagggCCTACGGGCTAAAA ATTCACCTGGTGGAGTCAGACCCCAACCACTTTGCCTCGCAGCTGGTGCAGACCTTCATCCACTACGACACCACGGAGCACAAGCGGGACGAGGAGCATGCCCAGCGGCTGGTGGGGCTGGTGCGGGAGCGGGGCCTGCGCCTGGACGGCTGCCTCTCCTACTGGGATGACTGCATGGTGCTGACAGCCCTAGTGTGTGAGCAGCTGGGCCTGCGCTGCAGCCCTGTGGCCGCCATGCGGGTGGCCAAGCAGAAGAGCCGCACCCACCAACACCTGCTGCGCCGGCGCAAGGAAGCCCCACTTGGCTGGGCCTCAGAGGCGCTCTATGCCGTTCCCTGCTGCCACCTGGAGAGCCACGCTGACGTGGAGCGGGCTGCCCGCCATCTCTCCTTCCCCGGTGTCATGAAGCTAGAGTATGGGGCGGGTGCCGTGGGGGTCAAGCTGGTGGAGGATGTGCAGCAGTGCCACCTGCACTTTGAGAAGATCTCACGGGACTTGCGGGAGGATACAGATCACCCAGGCatcgggctgggctggggcaatGCCATGCTGCTGATGGAGTATGTCTCCGGCACAGAGCACGACGTGGATATTGTGATTTATGATGGGCGCATGCTGGCCGCCTTCGTCTCCGACAACGGGCCCACCCGTGTGCCCCACTTCACCGAGACAGCAGCCAGCATGCCCACCTGCCTGGCGCCCGACTGCGAGGCCCAGCTGGTGCGCGCCGCCTACCGGTGCTGCTTGGGCTGCGGCCTGACCAATGGCGTTTTCAATGTGGAGCTCAAGTTGACAGCAGCTGGGCCCAAACTCATTGAGATCAACCCCCGCATGGGAGGCTTCTACCTGCGCGACTGGATCCAGGAGATCTACGGGGTGGACATCATGCTCGCCTCTTTCATGGTTGCCTGTGGGGTGCCCCCGCTGCTGCCCACCCATgcccagccccgcacccacctGGTAGGCGTCATGTGCGTGGTGTCACAGCACCTGAAGGCCCTCAAGTCCACAGCCAGTGTGGAGACATTGCAGGCCCTGCATGAGCGCGGTGTCATCCGCCTCAACCTGCTGGAGGATGAACTTGTCACCCGTGAATATGAAGAGCCCTACTGCAACGTGGCCtgtgccagccccagctgccGCGAGGCTTGCCTCAAGGTGCTGGGTGTCTGCCAGGTGCTGGGCATCGACTCACCCCACTATCCTGTCACCCACTTCCTCTCTCACTTCAAATAG
- the CARNS1 gene encoding carnosine synthase 1 isoform X1 has protein sequence MPQLGFYIKPVCLNPWTFTAASFLPPARRHRSGAAAARGFFAGRMLSLDQINVDQPLILKELDWAEQEPLPSLSPPCPSWHQDVSLDCKSSPEDTQAHAWTTYYYNLLQCTLQQEGLPETVDRTKEPRTGFSLGDVTICILGSPTSYLSVLLEGSSQCPGNMLLCLSPSWLAKVPSEQHPGESSLLVSKAVSFELGGRTCLDEFSPPRRVTYFMGSFGPCKEHGQSAGELARDLDCPTAGSGELARLLEDKLLTRQLLDQRAQVGVPPTLAFTFKRLRPLRDVTAERAVRMVELSGKEGQENLIQEEIEAFLKGSAMEPYSQVVVKPSGWRWSGAHAVTFHAKVEQAAVLQAMLALLETLEEEESALLEAFIPTACLTQPKSPNRTSPSSTSPRPDLAIRICTVVCRSWGDQPLLSQVVCGVGRADKPLKHQATVPQSLESSLRQQGMTDEAQLAAIRAQVKHKAEAAMTAFLELEAGLSVEQRGGRRAQTDVIGVDFLLTSSEQVLQLMALEMNSQLCLETCGLFESMGQAVGVPAGESSRPLVETMLRRAQCHLMEGKHVLVIGAGGVSKKFVWEAARAYGLKIHLVESDPNHFASQLVQTFIHYDTTEHKRDEEHAQRLVGLVRERGLRLDGCLSYWDDCMVLTALVCEQLGLRCSPVAAMRVAKQKSRTHQHLLRRRKEAPLGWASEALYAVPCCHLESHADVERAARHLSFPGVMKLEYGAGAVGVKLVEDVQQCHLHFEKISRDLREDTDHPGIGLGWGNAMLLMEYVSGTEHDVDIVIYDGRMLAAFVSDNGPTRVPHFTETAASMPTCLAPDCEAQLVRAAYRCCLGCGLTNGVFNVELKLTAAGPKLIEINPRMGGFYLRDWIQEIYGVDIMLASFMVACGVPPLLPTHAQPRTHLVGVMCVVSQHLKALKSTASVETLQALHERGVIRLNLLEDELVTREYEEPYCNVACASPSCREACLKVLGVCQVLGIDSPHYPVTHFLSHFK, from the exons ATGCCCCAGCTGGGTTTCTATATAAAGCCCGTCTGCCTTAATCCCTGGACGTTCACAGCCGCCTCTTTCCTGCCGCCAGCCAGACGCCACCGATCGGGAGCCGCTGCTGCCCGGGG cTTCTTTGCTGGCAGGATG CTGTCTCTGGATCAGATCAATGTGGATCAGCCCCTGATCCTGAAGGAGCTGGACTGGGCTGAGCAGGAGCCCCTGCCATCACTCAGTCCCCCGTGTCCTTCCTGGCATCAGGACGTGTCTCTGGACTGCAAGTCCTCTCCGGAGGACACCCAGGCACATGCCTGGACTACCTACTACTACAACCTGCTGCAATGCACCTTGCAGCAGGAGGGGCTGCCAGAGACAGTCGACCGCACCAAGGAGCCCAGAACAG GGTTCAGCTTGGGGGATGTGACCATCTGCATCCTGGGATCCCCGACCTCGTACctgtctgtgctgctggagggTAGCTCCCAGTGCCCAG gtAACATGCTGCTGTGCCTGTCGCCCAGCTGGCTGGCCAAGGTACCCTCTGAACAGCACCCTGGCGAGTCGTCCCTGCTGGTCTCCAAGGCTGTCTCTTTCGAGCTGGGTGGGCGCACATGCCTGGACGAGTTCTCGCCCCCGCGCCGCGTCACCTACTTCATGGGCTCCTTCGGGCCATGCAAGGAGCATGGGCAGTCAGCGGGGGAGCTGGCGCGTGACCTGGATTGCCCCACGGCGGGCTCAGGGGAGCTGGCCCGCCTTCTGGAGGACAAGCTGCTGACGCGCCAGCTCCTGGACCAGCGGGCCCAGGTGGGGGTGCCACCCACGCTGGCCTTCACCTTCAAGCGGCTGCGCCCACTGCGGGACGTCACTGCTGAGCGCGCCGTCCGCATGGTGGAGCTCAGTGGCAAGGAGGGCCAGGAGAACCTCATCCAGGAGGAGATTGAGGCCTTCCTGAAGGGCAGCGCCATGGAGCCCTACAGCCAG GTGGTGGTGAAGCCATCGGGCTGGCGCTGGAGTGGGGCCCATGCTGTGACCTTCCATGCCAAGGTGGAGCAGGCTGCCGTGCTCCAAGCGATGCTGGCACTGCTGGAaaccctggaggaggaggagagcgccCTGCTGGAGGCCTTCATCCCCACCGCCTGCCTTACCCAGCCCAAATCCCCCAACCGCACCTCCCCAA GCAGCACATCTCCGAGGCCTGACCTGGCGATCCGGATCTGCACTGTCGTCTGCAGATCCTGGGGTGACCAGCCTCTGCTGAGCCAG GTGGTGTGCGGTGTGGGACGGGCTGATAAGCCCCTGAAACACCAGGCCACAGTGCCCCAGAGCCTGGAGAGCAGCCTGCGGCAGCAGGGGATGACAGATGAGGCCCAGCTCGCGGCCATCCGTGCCCAGGTCAAGCACAAGGCTGAGGCTGCCATGACAGCCTTCCTGGAGCTGGAGGCGGGGCTGTCGGTGGAGCAGCGGGGGGGCAGACGGGCCCAGACTGATGTGATTG GTGTGGATTTCCTCCTGACCTCGTCAGAGCAGGTGCTGCAGCTGATGGCCCTGGAGATGAATTCTCAGCTGTGCCTGGAGACCTGCGGGCTCTTCGAGTCCATGGGTCAGGCGGTGGGGGTGCCGGCAGGCGAGTCCTCGCGCCCTCTGGTGGAGACGATGTTGCGGCGTGCGCAGTGCCACCTCATGGAGGGCAAGCACGTGCTGGTTATCGGGGCCGGAGGAGTCAGCAAAAAGTTCgtctgggaggcagccagggCCTACGGGCTAAAA ATTCACCTGGTGGAGTCAGACCCCAACCACTTTGCCTCGCAGCTGGTGCAGACCTTCATCCACTACGACACCACGGAGCACAAGCGGGACGAGGAGCATGCCCAGCGGCTGGTGGGGCTGGTGCGGGAGCGGGGCCTGCGCCTGGACGGCTGCCTCTCCTACTGGGATGACTGCATGGTGCTGACAGCCCTAGTGTGTGAGCAGCTGGGCCTGCGCTGCAGCCCTGTGGCCGCCATGCGGGTGGCCAAGCAGAAGAGCCGCACCCACCAACACCTGCTGCGCCGGCGCAAGGAAGCCCCACTTGGCTGGGCCTCAGAGGCGCTCTATGCCGTTCCCTGCTGCCACCTGGAGAGCCACGCTGACGTGGAGCGGGCTGCCCGCCATCTCTCCTTCCCCGGTGTCATGAAGCTAGAGTATGGGGCGGGTGCCGTGGGGGTCAAGCTGGTGGAGGATGTGCAGCAGTGCCACCTGCACTTTGAGAAGATCTCACGGGACTTGCGGGAGGATACAGATCACCCAGGCatcgggctgggctggggcaatGCCATGCTGCTGATGGAGTATGTCTCCGGCACAGAGCACGACGTGGATATTGTGATTTATGATGGGCGCATGCTGGCCGCCTTCGTCTCCGACAACGGGCCCACCCGTGTGCCCCACTTCACCGAGACAGCAGCCAGCATGCCCACCTGCCTGGCGCCCGACTGCGAGGCCCAGCTGGTGCGCGCCGCCTACCGGTGCTGCTTGGGCTGCGGCCTGACCAATGGCGTTTTCAATGTGGAGCTCAAGTTGACAGCAGCTGGGCCCAAACTCATTGAGATCAACCCCCGCATGGGAGGCTTCTACCTGCGCGACTGGATCCAGGAGATCTACGGGGTGGACATCATGCTCGCCTCTTTCATGGTTGCCTGTGGGGTGCCCCCGCTGCTGCCCACCCATgcccagccccgcacccacctGGTAGGCGTCATGTGCGTGGTGTCACAGCACCTGAAGGCCCTCAAGTCCACAGCCAGTGTGGAGACATTGCAGGCCCTGCATGAGCGCGGTGTCATCCGCCTCAACCTGCTGGAGGATGAACTTGTCACCCGTGAATATGAAGAGCCCTACTGCAACGTGGCCtgtgccagccccagctgccGCGAGGCTTGCCTCAAGGTGCTGGGTGTCTGCCAGGTGCTGGGCATCGACTCACCCCACTATCCTGTCACCCACTTCCTCTCTCACTTCAAATAG